A DNA window from Helianthus annuus cultivar XRQ/B chromosome 15, HanXRQr2.0-SUNRISE, whole genome shotgun sequence contains the following coding sequences:
- the LOC110911983 gene encoding AT-hook motif nuclear-localized protein 10, which yields MSYEPSTMANTMRLPYTSDGTPMYTSISRSTPNPAYNNPNGGAGPGIHAGERESMAAGVDASGGVKRKRGRPRKYAADVVADGSTAVAVLPVGQGGGGGGGGGGEGSELFSPATTGSGKRPRGRPPGALNKQHSVALGSPGVGFMPHILDVKAGEDVLAKMMWFSQNSTRALCVLSANGAVSNVTLRQSETSGGTVTYEGNFEILSLSGSFMVSEVDGQRIRTGGISVALSGPDGRVLGGNLAGILTAASPVQCVVGTFVPASQKQAKTQVGGNEAEVVNAPHSESSGGGLGSPFNHSNTNGNPQAMASMAWR from the exons ATGTCATACGAACCTTCAACAATGGCGAACACCATGCGATTACCATACACCAGTGACGGAACACCTATGTACACCTCAATTTCCCGATCTACACCGAATCCAGCTTACAACAACCCTAACGGCGGCGCCGGTCCCGGTATTCACGCCGGAGAACGTGAATCTATGGCGGCAGGAGTGGATGCAAGTGGTGGCGTGAAGCGGAAGAGAGGCAGGCCGAGGAAGTATGCGGCGGATGTGGTGGCGGATGGTTCTACGGCAGTGGCGGTGTTGCCGGTAGGTCaaggtggcggcggcggcggtggtggtggtggtgaaggtaGTGAGTTGTTTTCTCCGGCGACGACAGGTTCGGGGAAGAGGCCGAGGGGGAGGCCACCTGGTGCTTTGAATAAGCAGCATTCTGTTGCTTTAG GTTCACCAGGAGTCGGGTTCATGCCGCATATCCTTGACGTTAAAGCTGGAGAG GATGTGTTAGCAAAAATGATGTGGTTCTCACAGAACAGCACAAGAGCTCTGTGTGTTCTGTCAGCAAACGGTGCTGTATCTAATGTGACACTTAGGCAATCAGAAACATCGGGGGGAACTGTCACGTATGag GGAAATTTTGAGATCCTTTCTCTTTCTGGTTCATTTATGGTGTCTGAGGTTGACGGTCAACGTATTCGAACGGGTGGGATAAGCGTGGCACTGTCCGGTCCCGATGGTCGTGTTTTAGGCGGTAATTTGGCTGGCATCCTAACTGCTGCATCACCTGTTCAG TGTGTTGTAGGCACCTTTGTTCCCGCAAGTCAGAAACAAGCAAAAACACAAGTAGGCGGTAACGAGGCAGAAGTTGTTAATGCTCCCCACAGTGAGTCATCAGGCGGTGGGCTCGGGAGTCCTTTCAATCACAGCAACACCAACGGCAATCCGCAAGCCATGGCTAGTATGGCCTGGAGATAA